The following coding sequences are from one Chaetodon trifascialis isolate fChaTrf1 chromosome 24, fChaTrf1.hap1, whole genome shotgun sequence window:
- the LOC139328037 gene encoding sodium/potassium/calcium exchanger 1-like: protein MSLRDRMVLNKELKNGTERRMDGDTNKGDERLERERAEELKEKRAETEGTEKESLEDNMDTRDKEQHKATEPRYSKELTVVVELIDFLCRRCGKQGHYASECDVDDQQRGCERGSEETPDEEEGGWQAEGGGREEAGAEPNNEGEDGEQTGAEESDVGGGGSGDQEKEDGVQDGEEEDERIVEETPMGAGGQMEMEEISSSMDGVVKELDGGEERGEMMERRRRGGENGGNNGGTKRGNKGGNRGSRENTEEGGRGWVWEVSDITGSEGDDMDEVADNRKRPLGRKDKRQEPLAALLAGNDNIKGIELPGGQMCLRGW from the exons ATGTCCCTGAGAGACCGCATGGTTTTGAACAAAGAACTGAAGAACGGCACTGAAAGGAGAATGGATGGTGACACAAACAAAGGAGACGAAAGACTGGAGCGTGAGAGAGCGGAGgaactgaaggaaaagagagcagagacggAGGGGACGGAGAAGGAAAGTCTGGAAGACAACATGGACACACGAGACAAGGAACAACATAAAGCAACGGAGCCACGCTACAGTAAGGAGCTGACAGTTGTGGTGGAGCTGATCG ACTTTTTGTGCAGAAGATGTGGGAAACAAGGACACTATGCAAGTGAGTGCGACGTGGATGATCAGCAGCGAGGatgtgagagagggagcgaaGAGACGcccgatgaagaggagggggggtggcAGGCTGAAGGAGGTGGACGTGAGGAAGCTGGAGCCGAGCCGAACAATGAGGGAGAAGACGGTGAGCAGACTGGAGCGGAGGAGAGCGATGTGGGAGGAGGTGGCAGCGGAGACCAGGAGAAGGAGGACGGAGTGCaggatggagaagaagaggacgaaAGGATAGTGGAGGAGACACCAAtgggagctggaggacagatggAAATGGAAGAGATCAGTAGCAGCATGGACGGTGTGGTGAAAGAGCTggacggaggagaggagagaggtgaaatgatggagagaaggagacgAGGGGGGGAGAATGGAGGGAACAATGGTGGGACTAAGAGGGGAAATAAAGGGGGAAATAGGGGGTCACGGGAGAACACTGAGGAAGGGGGACGAGGGTGGGTGTGGGAAGTTTCtgacataacagggagtgaggggGATGATATGGATGAGGTGGCTGATAACAGGAAAAGACCGCTGGGGAGGAAAGATAAAAGACAag AGCCGCTAGCGGCGCTGCTGGCGGGTAATGACAACATCAAGGGCATAGAGTTACCAGGAGGACAG ATGTGCCTGAGAGGGtggtga